Proteins encoded in a region of the Oncorhynchus clarkii lewisi isolate Uvic-CL-2024 chromosome 18, UVic_Ocla_1.0, whole genome shotgun sequence genome:
- the LOC139373497 gene encoding proteasome subunit beta type-4-like yields MDPSGLKLNFWENGPKPGQFYSFPGSSLAPGCGPIKHTLNPMVTGTSVLGVKFTGGVIIAADMLGSYGSLARFRNISRLMKVNDTTILGASGDYADYQYMKQIIEQMVIDEELLGDGHSYSPKAIHSWLTRVMYNRRSKMNPLWNTVVVGGFYNGESFLGYVDKLGVAYEAPTVATGFGAYLAQPLMREVVENKVEITKDEARALIERCLKVLYYRDARSYNRHEIAIVTEEGVEIVGPMSCETNWEIAHMVSGFE; encoded by the exons ATGGATCCAAGCGGTTTGAAGCTCAATTTCTGGGAGAATGGACCAAAACCCGGACAATTTTATTCATTTCCTGGCAGCAGTTTAGCCCCAGGATGCGGACCTATCAAACACACTCT AAACCCCATGGTGACGGGAACATCAGTGTTGGGAGTGAAGTTTACAGGTGGAGTCATCATCGCAGCTGACATGCTGGGCTCCTATGGTTCCCTGGCACGGTTCCGTAACATCTCTCGTCTCATGAAGGTGAATGACACCACCATCCTGGGCGCTTCCGGTGACTACGCAGACTACCAGTACATGAAGCAGATAATCGAACAGATGGT GATCGACGAGGAGCTCCTGGGGGACGGTCACAGCTACAGCCCCAAAGCCATTCACTCCTGGTTGACACGGGTAATGTACAACCGCCGCAGCAAGATGAACCCACTGTGGAACACTGTGGTCGTTGGTGGATTCTACAATGGCGAGAG CTTCCTGGGCTACGTGGACAAGCTGGGTGTGGCCTATGAGGCACCTACAGTGGCGACAGGGTTTGGTGCTTACCTGGCCCAG CCCCTGATGAGGGAGGTGGTGGAGAACAAGGTGGAGATCACTAAGGATGAGGCGCGAGCGCTGATTGAGCGCTGCCTTAAAGTGCTGTACTATCGCGATGCTCGCTCCTACAACAGG CATGAGATTGCCATTGTGACAGAAGAAGGTGTGGAGATTGTTGGCCCCATGTCCTGTGAGACCAACTGGGAAATTGCCCAcatggtcag TGGGTTTGAATAA